A part of Maridesulfovibrio hydrothermalis AM13 = DSM 14728 genomic DNA contains:
- the tkt gene encoding transketolase, whose amino-acid sequence MSNSQMDQKAVNVIKGLIMDSIRKANSGHPGGSMSSADFAYVLYKDFLKFDPSNTDWADRDRFVLAAGHESPLLYGILHLCGFLTIEDLKQFRQLDSITPGHPEHDMTKGVEATSGPLGQGFCVGVGMATAEAFLSANTSKDVVDHYTYVLSSDGDFQEPVALGAATLAGLWGLGKLVVYYDSNGIQLAGPTSRCDCTDFKKVFEGMCWHVLEVDGHDHDAIREAVKAGQAETKKPTLIIGKTVMAKGAATCEGSHNTHGSPLSHEEIAATKKGFGLPENETFYVPEDVVEHFQARFPDLKAQAAKWKEKSDAALAADEKIAAFWAQANTPRNEIKLELPEFEAGQSMATRKAWGACLDAITDSLPTLVGGSADLDPSNQTANFRKKVGDFALDGYTARNLAFGVREFPMSVILNGMALHGGVIPFGATFLTFSDYCRNGMRMSALQHLPVIYIYTHDSFYVGEDGPTHQPIEHVASLRLIPNMLILRPADARETAACLNIAMAQTNRPSSLMLTRQGLPVLGKDEYPQVEEGVKRGGYIVKDCDGTPDMIAIAAGSEVSMAIEAASMIKDKKIRVVSMPSMELFEEQDQAYKDSVIDPKVRTRVAAEAGRPEIWYKYVGLDGEVLGINHFGASAPAGQLAERYGFTAANFAEIMKRQF is encoded by the coding sequence ATGAGTAACAGCCAGATGGACCAGAAAGCGGTCAACGTCATTAAAGGTTTGATCATGGATTCCATCCGCAAAGCCAACTCCGGCCACCCCGGCGGATCCATGTCTTCTGCGGACTTTGCATATGTCCTCTACAAAGATTTTCTCAAATTCGACCCCAGTAATACAGACTGGGCGGACAGAGACCGCTTCGTACTGGCAGCAGGCCACGAATCTCCGCTGCTTTATGGCATTCTGCATCTCTGCGGATTCCTGACCATCGAAGACCTTAAGCAGTTCCGCCAGCTCGACTCCATCACCCCCGGTCATCCCGAGCACGATATGACCAAAGGTGTTGAGGCAACAAGCGGCCCTCTCGGTCAGGGCTTTTGTGTCGGCGTAGGCATGGCAACTGCTGAAGCATTCCTGAGCGCAAACACCAGCAAAGACGTTGTTGACCATTACACATACGTTCTTTCCTCTGACGGTGATTTTCAGGAGCCGGTAGCTCTCGGAGCAGCTACTCTGGCCGGACTCTGGGGCCTCGGAAAACTCGTTGTCTATTACGACAGCAACGGTATCCAGCTCGCCGGCCCAACCAGCCGCTGCGACTGTACAGACTTCAAAAAAGTTTTCGAAGGCATGTGCTGGCACGTTCTGGAAGTAGACGGGCACGATCATGATGCCATCCGCGAAGCTGTTAAAGCCGGTCAGGCTGAGACTAAAAAGCCTACTCTGATCATCGGCAAGACCGTCATGGCTAAAGGCGCAGCAACCTGCGAAGGAAGCCACAACACACACGGCTCCCCGCTTTCTCACGAAGAGATTGCAGCGACTAAAAAAGGTTTTGGTCTGCCTGAAAATGAAACTTTCTACGTACCCGAAGATGTTGTTGAACATTTTCAGGCCCGCTTTCCCGACCTCAAAGCACAGGCTGCAAAGTGGAAAGAAAAAAGTGATGCAGCTCTCGCAGCTGATGAAAAAATCGCAGCTTTCTGGGCGCAGGCTAACACCCCGCGTAATGAAATCAAGCTGGAACTGCCTGAATTCGAAGCAGGTCAGTCCATGGCTACAAGAAAAGCATGGGGCGCATGCCTTGATGCCATCACCGACTCCCTGCCTACCCTCGTAGGCGGCTCCGCTGACCTTGATCCCTCCAACCAGACTGCCAACTTCCGCAAAAAAGTCGGCGATTTCGCTCTTGACGGTTACACCGCACGCAACCTTGCTTTCGGTGTACGCGAATTCCCCATGTCCGTTATCCTTAACGGTATGGCTCTGCACGGAGGCGTTATCCCCTTCGGTGCAACATTCCTGACTTTCTCCGACTATTGCAGAAACGGCATGCGCATGTCCGCTCTCCAGCATCTGCCCGTTATCTACATCTACACTCACGACTCTTTCTACGTAGGTGAAGACGGTCCCACACATCAGCCCATTGAGCATGTAGCCTCCTTGAGACTCATCCCCAACATGCTGATCCTGAGACCCGCAGATGCACGCGAAACCGCGGCATGCTTAAATATCGCAATGGCACAGACAAACCGTCCCTCCTCCCTCATGCTTACCCGTCAGGGACTGCCCGTTCTCGGCAAAGATGAGTATCCGCAGGTGGAAGAAGGCGTTAAACGCGGTGGTTACATCGTTAAGGACTGCGACGGCACTCCTGACATGATCGCCATCGCAGCAGGTTCCGAAGTCTCTATGGCAATCGAAGCTGCATCCATGATCAAGGATAAGAAAATCCGCGTGGTCTCCATGCCCTCCATGGAACTGTTCGAAGAGCAGGATCAGGCATACAAGGATTCCGTAATCGATCCTAAAGTAAGAACCCGCGTAGCAGCAGAAGCAGGCCGCCCTGAAATCTGGTACAAATACGTAGGTCTGGACGGCGAAGTGCTCGGAATCAACCATTTCGGCGCATCCGCACCAGCCGGACAGCTCGCAGAAAGATACGGTTTCACCGCCGCCAACTTTGCTGAAATTATGAAAAGACAGTTCTAG
- the rpiB gene encoding ribose 5-phosphate isomerase B, whose product MAGKVVIGSDHGGFALKEFAIKLLKDMGYDVEDAGPEAAVSCDYPVYAAKVAQLVSDEKLGILICGTGLGMSMAANKHKGIRAAMCTNEYMAKMARAHNNANILCLGERVIGPGLAEEIIRAFMTTDFEGDRHLRRINLFDQL is encoded by the coding sequence ATGGCCGGTAAAGTTGTAATCGGTTCGGACCACGGAGGCTTTGCTCTCAAGGAATTCGCCATAAAACTGCTCAAAGACATGGGTTATGACGTTGAAGACGCAGGCCCTGAAGCTGCTGTAAGCTGCGACTATCCCGTTTATGCTGCCAAGGTGGCTCAGCTGGTTTCCGACGAAAAACTCGGAATTCTCATCTGCGGAACAGGGCTGGGCATGTCAATGGCTGCCAACAAACATAAAGGTATACGTGCTGCTATGTGTACCAATGAATACATGGCTAAAATGGCCCGCGCCCACAACAACGCCAATATCCTATGCCTCGGTGAAAGAGTCATCGGCCCCGGTCTTGCTGAAGAGATTATCCGGGCGTTCATGACCACCGACTTCGAAGGTGATCGTCACCTGCGCAGAATCAATCTCTTTGATCAGCTGTAG
- a CDS encoding tetratricopeptide repeat protein, with amino-acid sequence MTYLSGISRSTVKPVVFFALLTIIMLQGCASQKAMQPPMNATLAPEAQLTFDYLVYMDYRTRLGQIMSKGIRTPQTINEAARIQKDALVVLDRIIAAEPQVKLYLDKFALYWTSQQIDEARETLKEALEKYPFNRDLTINLANTYLVDNRSADAEAVLIEYLHKKPDDLIMTSHLARIYMEQRKFAQALDILKVIPFKKRTPQILYLHGKASAGLGLTKQAIKSFNKAVEAKPDFIEAWGELAYLHELDKNYSEAEKIYTRMLEFPDVSSHIRVRLLELSLKLNNPEQALKLVLEGPRNNAFLLEAAQVFLNGDFYGQASTILDIFAQQKPVPDAYYFFKASIAYEGEDDPAKALDYLNRIAVDSEHYDRSLQFKAHLLMNMGRDKEALDVIRQGQTKLPEAANFYLLEAALHSSSGKDALAEEALLRGNENSPDNPQILFQLGMNAERKGDLDQTLKYMEQIISKHPDHADALNFVGYLLADKGEQLDRAIVLISQANKLEPDNGYIIDSLAWVNYRSGNFEEAWKLINRAVSLKPKQPELWEHYGDIAAARGNKEEAAKGYNNALKFKSENKDELRKKLEEL; translated from the coding sequence ATGACCTACCTGTCCGGCATTTCACGAAGCACTGTAAAGCCCGTTGTTTTTTTTGCCCTGCTGACTATTATCATGCTGCAGGGCTGTGCCTCCCAGAAAGCAATGCAGCCCCCCATGAATGCCACTTTGGCTCCGGAAGCACAGCTGACGTTCGACTATCTCGTATACATGGACTACCGCACACGGCTGGGCCAGATTATGAGCAAAGGCATACGTACCCCGCAGACAATCAATGAAGCTGCCCGTATCCAAAAAGATGCTCTTGTCGTTCTGGACCGAATTATCGCAGCCGAACCGCAAGTTAAGCTTTATCTCGATAAATTCGCCCTTTACTGGACCTCGCAACAGATTGACGAAGCCCGGGAAACTCTCAAAGAAGCATTGGAAAAATATCCGTTCAATCGGGATCTGACCATAAATCTGGCCAACACTTATCTGGTGGACAACAGAAGTGCCGATGCCGAAGCTGTCCTCATAGAATATCTGCACAAAAAGCCTGATGACTTGATCATGACCAGCCATCTGGCCAGAATCTATATGGAACAGAGAAAATTTGCTCAGGCCTTAGACATCCTGAAAGTCATCCCCTTTAAAAAACGTACTCCGCAAATACTCTACCTTCACGGTAAAGCGAGTGCAGGACTCGGACTGACCAAGCAGGCCATAAAAAGTTTCAATAAAGCAGTAGAAGCCAAGCCTGATTTCATTGAAGCATGGGGCGAACTGGCTTACCTGCATGAGCTTGATAAAAACTATTCCGAAGCCGAAAAAATTTATACCAGAATGCTGGAATTCCCTGATGTATCCAGCCATATACGGGTCAGACTATTAGAGCTTTCCCTGAAACTTAACAATCCTGAACAGGCATTAAAACTGGTGCTTGAGGGGCCTCGTAACAATGCCTTTCTACTCGAAGCCGCGCAGGTTTTTCTTAACGGTGACTTCTATGGTCAGGCTTCAACCATCCTTGATATTTTTGCTCAGCAAAAGCCGGTTCCTGATGCATATTACTTCTTCAAGGCTTCCATCGCCTATGAAGGTGAAGATGATCCGGCCAAAGCCCTTGACTACTTAAACAGAATTGCCGTCGACAGTGAACATTATGACCGCAGCCTGCAATTCAAGGCGCATTTGCTGATGAATATGGGGAGAGATAAAGAAGCTCTCGATGTCATCAGGCAGGGCCAGACCAAACTCCCTGAAGCCGCAAATTTTTATCTGCTGGAAGCAGCACTGCACTCAAGCTCCGGCAAGGATGCTCTGGCTGAAGAGGCCCTGCTGCGCGGAAATGAAAATTCTCCGGATAATCCGCAAATTCTTTTTCAGCTTGGTATGAATGCAGAGCGCAAGGGAGACCTTGATCAGACTTTGAAGTACATGGAGCAGATCATATCCAAGCACCCCGACCATGCCGATGCCCTGAACTTTGTAGGCTACCTGCTGGCTGATAAAGGGGAGCAGCTGGACCGGGCCATTGTGCTGATTTCTCAGGCCAACAAACTTGAACCGGACAATGGATACATCATAGATTCTCTGGCCTGGGTAAATTACCGCTCGGGCAACTTTGAAGAAGCATGGAAACTCATAAACCGCGCTGTATCTCTCAAACCCAAACAACCGGAACTATGGGAACACTACGGTGACATCGCCGCAGCCAGAGGAAACAAAGAAGAAGCAGCCAAAGGATATAATAACGCTCTCAAATTTAAATCCGAAAATAAGGATGAGCTCCGCAAGAAACTGGAAGAATTATGA
- a CDS encoding sigma-70 family RNA polymerase sigma factor — protein sequence MTAKEKPIELEPVENEEVKLTPKPDFLPTPRAKGEVATKDPLHLYLQEISRFPLLEPDEEFRLAKRVQENGDQEAAFRLVSSHLRLVVKIAMDFQRRWMQNVLDLIQEGNVGLMKAVNKFDPDKGIKFSYYAAFWIKAYILKYIMDNWRMVKIGTTQTQRKLFYNLNKERQRLQTLGFDPTTSVLSENLNVSEEEITEMDQRLAKNDLSLNLKFGEDSEATRMDFLPDLGPGVEETLANKEISTLLLDQLRAIAPNLNEKEQVILNDRLLSDSPRTLRDIGEEFGVTRERVRQIEARLLKKLKEHLVETIKDFSPEWIPDNE from the coding sequence ATGACAGCAAAAGAAAAACCAATAGAACTTGAACCCGTTGAAAACGAAGAAGTTAAGCTGACTCCTAAGCCAGACTTTCTCCCCACGCCCAGAGCAAAAGGAGAGGTAGCCACCAAAGATCCATTGCATCTTTACCTTCAGGAAATCAGCCGCTTCCCGCTGCTGGAACCTGATGAGGAATTCCGGCTGGCCAAACGGGTACAGGAAAACGGAGATCAGGAGGCAGCCTTCCGTCTTGTCTCCTCCCACTTGAGACTGGTTGTGAAAATAGCTATGGATTTTCAGCGTCGCTGGATGCAGAATGTCCTTGATCTCATTCAGGAAGGAAACGTAGGACTCATGAAAGCTGTAAATAAATTTGATCCCGATAAAGGCATCAAATTTTCTTACTATGCTGCATTCTGGATCAAAGCCTATATCCTTAAGTATATTATGGATAACTGGCGTATGGTGAAAATAGGAACCACCCAGACTCAGCGCAAACTTTTTTATAATCTGAACAAAGAACGCCAGCGGTTGCAGACCCTTGGTTTTGATCCGACCACATCCGTGCTTTCTGAAAACCTGAATGTCAGTGAAGAGGAAATCACCGAGATGGACCAGCGGCTGGCCAAAAATGACCTCTCCCTGAACCTCAAATTCGGAGAGGATTCTGAAGCCACACGTATGGACTTTCTGCCGGATCTAGGTCCGGGTGTTGAAGAAACTCTTGCTAATAAAGAGATTTCTACATTATTACTTGACCAGCTTAGAGCAATTGCTCCCAACCTTAATGAGAAGGAGCAGGTAATTTTAAACGACCGCCTTCTTTCTGATTCCCCAAGAACCCTGCGGGATATCGGTGAAGAATTCGGAGTGACCAGAGAAAGAGTGCGCCAGATTGAAGCAAGACTGCTTAAAAAGTTGAAAGAACATCTGGTTGAAACAATAAAAGATTTTTCCCCTGAGTGGATACCTGACAATGAATAA